One segment of Erigeron canadensis isolate Cc75 chromosome 2, C_canadensis_v1, whole genome shotgun sequence DNA contains the following:
- the LOC122589696 gene encoding probable endo-1,3(4)-beta-glucanase ARB_01444, with protein sequence MVLKKLKRRVERIITKPFKKPPRKAYIKPPSPPQSPPPEPSPTNMNRCPSHPFMFPETQSVVLPNPSHFFSPNLLTSPLPTNSFFQNFVLKNGDQPEYIHPYLIKFSPSSLSISYPSLYSNTAFTYQIFNADFTISALDNPDPNQTHVISSFNDLSVTLEFPNLRFYLVRGSPFLTCQVMQKVALSISTIHAILDFTPNSSKTKYKINLNNGQTWVLYSSSPIDLSYDISKITSLPFLGIIRVALVPNSDVKLEQILDQFSSCYPVSGSADLSKPFCVEYKWEKKGWGDLLMLANPLHFQLLDKSSSIVIDDFKYKSIDGELVGVVGDSWVLKTDPVSVTWHSIKGVKEESYQEIIDALIKDVDGLDSTSISTTSSYFYGKLVARAARLALIAEEIGYLDVMTKIQKYLKDTIGPWLDGTFNGNGFLYDKTWGGIITKQGSQDSGADFGFGIYNDHHYHIGYFLYGIAVLAKVDPIWGRKYRPQAYSLMADFMTLGKSEKTKYTRLRCFDLWKLHSWAGGLTQFADGRNQESTSEAVNAYYSAALMGLAYGDTHLVSIGSLLLAMEIHASQTWWHVKQDDSYYAQDFTRENRVVGVLWANKRDSGLWFAPAEWKECRLGIQVLPLLPVTEVLFSDVGFVKELVDWALPALGREGVGEGWKGFVYALEGIYEKEVALEKIRSLKGHDDGNSMSNLLWWIYSRDESEQGYEGGGRHCWFGRYCH encoded by the coding sequence GTCGTCCTTCCTAACCCCTCACATTTCTTCTCCCCTAACCTCCTCACATCCCCTCTCCCTACAAActctttctttcaaaattttgtcCTTAAAAATGGTGATCAACCCGAATACATCCACCCGTATTTGATCAAATTCTCCCCCTCGTCACTTTCTATATCTTACCCGTCTTTATACTCCAACACGGCCTTCACTTACCAAATCTTTAATGCGGATTTCACCATCTCAGCCTTGGATAACCCGGACCCAAATCAAACCCATGTCATATCTTCATTCAATGATCTAAGTGTCACATTAGAGTTTCCAAATTTAAGATTTTATCTTGTCAGAGGAAGCCCATTTTTAACATGTCAAGTCATGCAAAAGGTGGCACTTTCTATTTCAACTATTCATGCAATTCTTGATTTTACTCCAAATTCTTCAAAAACCAAGTATAAAATTAATCTAAATAACGGACAAACATGGGTGTTGTATTCTTCTTCACCAATTGATTTGAGCTATGATATTTCAAAGATCACATCTTTACCATTTTTGGGTATCATTCGGGTTGCATTAGTACCAAATTCGGATGTTAAACTTGAACAAATTCTTGACCAGTTTAGTTCTTGTTATCCGGTATCGGGAAGTGCTGACCTTAGTAAACCTTTTTGTGTTGAGTATAAATGGGAAAAGAAAGGTTGGGGGGATTTGTTAATGCTGGCAAACCCTCTTCATTTTCAACTTCTTGATAAGTCTTCAAGTATAGTTATTGACGACTTCAAATACAAAAGCATAGATGGTGAACTAGTGGGAGTAGTTGGTGATTCATGGGTTTTGAAAACAGACCCGGTTTCAGTAACTTGGCATTCAATCAAAGGTGTTAAAGAAGAATCATATCAGGAAATCATTGATGCTCTTATAAAAGATGTTGATGGTTTGGATTCGACTTCAATATCGACAACATCTTCATACTTTTATGGGAAATTGGTGGCAAGAGCAGCTAGATTAGCTTTAATAGCCGAAGAAATTGGTTATCTTGATGTGATGactaaaattcaaaaatacttGAAGGATACAATTGGGCCATGGTTAGATGGAACCTTTAACGGAAATGGTTTTCTTTATGATAAAACATGGGGTGGAATTATAACAAAACAAGGGTCTCAAGATTCAGGTGCTGATTTCGGGTTTGGGATATATAACGATCACCATTACCATATCGGTTACTTTCTTTATGGGATTGCGGTTCTTGCAAAGGTAGACCCCATTTGGGGAAGAAAATATAGACCTCAAGCTTATTCATTGATGGCAGATTTCATGACTTTGGGTAAAAGTGAGAAGACAAAGTATACTCGTTTAAGGTGCTTCGACTTGTGGAAGTTACATTCATGGGCAGGAGGTTTGACACAATTCGCGGACGGTAGGAATCAAGAAAGCACAAGTGAAGCAGTTAATGCATATTACTCAGCCGCGTTGATGGGGTTAGCATATGGCGATACACATCTTGTTTCAATCGGATCATTGCTTTTAGCCATGGAAATTCATGCATCTCAAACATGGTGGCATGTTAAGCAAGATGATTCTTATTATGCTCAAGATTTTACTAGGGAAAATCGAGTGGTGGGAGTTTTATGGGCGAATAAACGTGATAGTGGGCTTTGGTTTGCTCCGGCTGAATGGAAGGAATGTAGATTGGGGATCCAAGTGCTACCATTGTTGCCTGTCACTGAGGTTTTGTTTTCGGATGTCGGTTTTGTTAAGGAGCTTGTGGATTGGGCTTTGCCTGCACTAGGAAGGGAAGGTGTTGGTGAAGGATGGAAAGGATTTGTGTATGCATTGGAAGGGATTTATGAGAAGGAAGTTGCTCTTGAAAAGATTAGAAGTTTAAAAGGCCATGATGATGGGAATTCTATGAGTAATTTGTTATGGTGGATTTATAGTAGAGATGAAAGTGAACAAGGTTATGAAGGAGGGGGTAGACATTGTTGGTTTGGTCGTTATTGTCATTAA